TCACGGGGACCCTCGTGACCGTGGCGGGTTTCCTGCCCATCGGCTTCAACGGGTCCGGCGCGGGCGAGTATACCTACTCGCTGTTCGTGGTGATCGCCGCCGCCCTGCTGGTGTCCTGGATCGTCGCGGTCCTGTTCGCGCCACTGATCGGCGTGACGCTGCTCCCGACGACCATGAGGTATCACACGGAGAAGCGCGGGATCTTCACGCGCCTGTTCCTCGCCGCGCTCCGGGTAGCGATGCGCTGGCGGTGGACGACCGTGGCATTGTGCCTGGGCGCGATGGGCGTGGCGATCATCGGCATGGGCCACGTGCAGCAGCAGTTCTTCCCGTCCTCGGACCGGTCCGAGGTGCTGGTCGATCTGACCCTGCCGCAGAACGCCACCGTCGCCGAGACCCGGGCGCAGATGGATCGGTTCGAGGCCAGGCTGAAGGATGATCCGGACGTCTCGAGCTGGTCTTCCTATGTCGGCCAGGGCGCGGTGCGGTTCTACCTGCCCCTCGACCAGCAACTCGCCAACGCCTTCTTCGGGCAGATCGTCATCGTCACCAAGTCCCTGGAGGTGCGCGACCGGGTGATCGCGCGGCTCCAGCATGTCGGCCTGCGCGAGTTCGTCGGGACCGATGTGCTGGTCCAGCCGCTCAGCCTCGGTCCGCCCGTCGGCCGACCGGTGCAGTACCGGCTCAGCGGACCCCGCATGGAGACGGTGCGACGCCTCGCCCTCGACCTCGCCAACGTGGTCGCCGCGGATAAGCGCCTCGACGTGCCGACCTTCGACTGGAACGAGCCCGGCAAGGTGCTGAGGGTCGAGATCCTGCAGGACAAGGCTCGCCAGCTCGGCGTCACCAGCCAGGACGTGGCCGGCATCCTCAACGGGATCGAGGGCGGCCAGGCGATCACCCAGGTGCGCGATTCGATCTACCTCGTGAACGTCGTCGGCCGGGCGCGGGCGGCCGAACGGTCGTCGCTGGACACGCTCCAGTCGCTCCAGGTCGGGCTCGCCAACGGCTCCGTGGTGCCGCTCCTGGCCTTCGCGCGGATCGGCTACGACCTCGAGCAGCCGATCGTCTGGCGCCGCGACCGGCTGCCGACCGTGACGGTACGGGCGACGATCCGCGACGCGACCCAGCCGGCCACCATCGTGACGGCCCTGCAGCCCGGCATAGACGCCTTCGTCAAGGCGCTGCCCGAGGGCTATACCCTGCAGACCGGCGGCGCCGTGGAGGAATCCGCCAAGGGTCAGGGCCCGATCGCGGCGGTCGTCCCGGTGATGCTGCTGGCCATGGCGGTCCTGCTGATGATGCAGCTCCAGAGCTTCGGGCGGATGCTGCTGGTCTTCACGGTCGCTCCGCTCGGCCTGATCGGCGTCGTGCCGACCCTGCTCCTGTTCGACAAGCCGATGGGCTTCGTCGCGATCCTGGGCATCTTGGCGCTGGTCGGGATCATCATCCGCAACGCGGTAATCCTCGTGAGCCAGATCGAGGAGTTCCGGGCGGAGGGCATGCCGCCCTGGGACGCCGTGTTCGAGGCGACGCACCATCGGCTGCGCCC
The sequence above is drawn from the Methylobacterium mesophilicum SR1.6/6 genome and encodes:
- a CDS encoding efflux RND transporter permease subunit, whose product is MKDFNLSDWALEHRSFVWFLMLVSLVAGVMAYTRLGREEDPPFTIKTMVVQTTWPGATIKDTLDQVTDRVEKELQQLNGLDYVRSYTTPGSSTVFVQFRDTLKKAEVQPAFYQVRKRLGDIKGQFPEGVQGPFFNDEFGDVYGNIYAFTADGLTHRQLRDYVESIRTEVLRVPDIGKTQLIGTQAEAIYLDFSTRKLAGYGIDFQALIKALQSQNAVSASGVVQAGPERVSLRVSGSFASEASLQDFNLRVNDRFFRLADIAEISRGYEDPPAPLFRVDGKPAIGLAIAMRPGANLLHFGEALKARMRRIEATLPVGVGVHLVSDQPKQVEHAVGGFTEALVEAVIIVLAVSFVSLGVRAGLVVSGSIPLVLAIVFVIMQVMDVTLQRISLGALIIALGLLVDDAMITVEMMVARLERGDTLRKAATYAYTSTAFPMLTGTLVTVAGFLPIGFNGSGAGEYTYSLFVVIAAALLVSWIVAVLFAPLIGVTLLPTTMRYHTEKRGIFTRLFLAALRVAMRWRWTTVALCLGAMGVAIIGMGHVQQQFFPSSDRSEVLVDLTLPQNATVAETRAQMDRFEARLKDDPDVSSWSSYVGQGAVRFYLPLDQQLANAFFGQIVIVTKSLEVRDRVIARLQHVGLREFVGTDVLVQPLSLGPPVGRPVQYRLSGPRMETVRRLALDLANVVAADKRLDVPTFDWNEPGKVLRVEILQDKARQLGVTSQDVAGILNGIEGGQAITQVRDSIYLVNVVGRARAAERSSLDTLQSLQVGLANGSVVPLLAFARIGYDLEQPIVWRRDRLPTVTVRATIRDATQPATIVTALQPGIDAFVKALPEGYTLQTGGAVEESAKGQGPIAAVVPVMLLAMAVLLMMQLQSFGRMLLVFTVAPLGLIGVVPTLLLFDKPMGFVAILGILALVGIIIRNAVILVSQIEEFRAEGMPPWDAVFEATHHRLRPILLTAAAASLGLIPIAREVFWGPMAVAMIGGILAATVLTLLFLPALYVGCYRIRPGSGVAATHSV